From Salmo salar chromosome ssa21, Ssal_v3.1, whole genome shotgun sequence:
attcagagacttgtcccgaagccactcctgcattgtcttgtgtgctcagggtcgttgtcctgttggaaggtgaaccttcgccccagtctgaggtcctgagtgctctggagcaggtgtcatcaaggatctctgtactttacaccgttcatctttccctcgatcctgactagtctcccagtccctgccgctgaaaaacatccccacagcatgatgctgccaccaccatgcttcaccgtagggatggtgccaggtttcctccagacatgacgcttggcattcaggccaaagagttcaatcttggtttcatcagaccagagaatattgtttctcatggtctgagagtctttaggtgccttttgtcaactTCCAAGCGGACTgttgtgtgccttttactgaagaatggcttccgtctggccactctaccataaaggcctgattggtggagtgctgtagagatggttgtccttctggaaggttctcccatctccacagaggaactctggagctctgtcagattgaccatcgggttcttggtcacctccctgaccaaggcccttctcccctgaatgCTCATTTTGGtcgggcggtcagctctaggaagagtcttggtagttccaaacttcttccatttaagaatgatggaggccactgtgttattggggaccttcaatgcggcagaaatgttttggtacccttcaccagatctgtgcctcgaccgaagcctgtctcggagctctacggacaattccttcaacctcatggcttggtttttgctctgacatgcactgtcaactgtggaaccttacatagactggtgtgtgcctttccaaatcatgtccaatcaattgtatttaccacaggtggagtccaatcaagttgtagaaacatctcaaggatgatcaatggaaacaggatgcacctgagctcaaattcgaGTCAAGTAAggtaagtaaggtatttctgttatatATTCTTTATCAATTTGCCAAAATGTCATtaagggatattgtgtgtagattgatgagattttttaaaatgaattttagaataaggctgtaacgtaacaaaatgtggaataagtcaaggggtctgaatacttttcaaatgcactgtacatgttacATTAAATATACGTCTTTCAAACTTTCTTAGGTCCATCCTACACACAAAATAATGTACAATTTATACGTAGAAGAAAGGAAATATATAATTGTAAGCCAAAGTTAATGTTTCCTTCATAGACATCCAAAATAATTTCAAACCGAGCTATTCTTACTCGTTCCTCGATAGATCGAAAAAGTGTCAGGGAGGCCCAACACCACCAAATATGTTAATGATTGGAtgaataataaaaacatttacattactTTTGGTGAACAGTGTGCAGGTCGCTATTATGGGTTATGCTAGCTTTCTTATTATGCTAGCTTCCTTTCTAGtatctatagctagctagctaaaatatttatgaaaattatgaaaaataatatttgattGTCCCTGTGGGACAGGGTGTTATAACAGGTTGCACGGCCTCTGCTCAACTCAGTACAGTACAACAGACTGAGGAAAAATACTCTTGTCTGTAAATAAACCATATTTAGCTGTTTTTGCTTCAATTAATTTCAAGTATGTTAGGGTGAGTTACAGTAGATATGCGTGTGGTTGTGGTGAATAGGTTTGCTATTTTGATTAACATAATGTAAATCCCATGCACTTTAAACACATACTGCAGTTTACTGCATGTATCGGAGAGGTTGATATAGAGGTATTTGTGTAATGAACTGAGAAAAAAAAACGTGTGATGTCAGCAGTAGTGTGCAATGTTGTCATCATAGAGTCATGGGGTCAAGGGTCATGTGTCTGTGAGCTCACTCTTCTCAGGTGGGTTGAAGCTGGGCTTCAGGCAGTTGAGGAACTCATCGAAGCTAAGCTTCCAGTCAGCGTTCTCATCTGACAGCTCGATCAGGGCGTCCACACATAGGCTTCTGGGAACAggacaaagaaacacacacacaagttcacATTCACTGCCTGTACTCATAGTTATGTATAGCTGTTGAGATGGTTATTGGGCATAGTTTCTGACTGATAAAACAGTTAGTGGATGATTTTGCATAGAGAATCTTCCTACATTGTAAAACAAATCTGTTGTTTCAACtaattattattaagtaactggttccacaaccttttttttttgtttactcaAATTTTCAGTCCAAGTGTTACCTGAACCCCCCTCAAAAAGTTGCCTCAAATTTAGCTCCAACTTAAGAAACATTTAAAAATCTACTTAAAATGATGTGTTTCCTCAGAAATGGTCTAATAATTTATGTTCATTCAACTATAAATTATTATTTGGGCATCTTAACTAAAAAAGGCTCTGTAACTGGTTACACACACAATGCTTTTAACATACAATATTTGACACACATTAACATACATTGTGCATATTCTCTTATTCAGTAATTAcgattcaacatgtcctcacctgagATTTGaattcacaacctcttggtttcATGGCATTCCAATCTTCCTTCCATCATGTCTGTGTCGAAGACTGATTTTACCTGTATTTCTACACTTTgcacttcaaagtaaatctcagctttgttaaaagtacactcaatAAAAACTATTTTATTTATCATGGTGATTCAGGActaacattaaaacagaataatatgcgccaccaacattagacaactatacaaaAAAACCTACACTTGCTGTaataagtaaatcaaatcaatgagAGAATAGCCAGATTAACTTATAAATGACCCAGACGTGGAGACATAGCAGGAAGATCAGAATGCCATGAACCAAGAGGTTGCgaattcaaatcccaggtgaagacatgttgaataataatgacTGTATCAATGCACAATGTAATCACGaatgtcaaatatgtaagttaaaagcattgtttgtgtgtgtaaccaGTTGCACAAACTTTTTTAGTtagaaaaataataatttataGTTGAATGAACATATGAGACAACTTGAGCAAACACATAATTTTAAATTGACTGAATTTTGCCTCCGTTTTCTCAAGTTGGAGCTAAGTTTGGGCCaactatttttttttcttccaggtAGCATTTGGACCAAAAAGTTGAGTAAACAAAAAAATGGCTGTGACACCAGTGACTTAACAATAATTAGTTGaaacaaatacatttgtttttacaGTATATCCATCCTTCATTTGCAGGGCCAAGAGTTTTCCCTGGTCAAGTCACATGGCCAGGAATGACTCAGGGTCCTACTCATGTGTGGGCAATATAAGTGGCTGATTTAATCAGTTTATTTTCTCCAAACCTGAAGAAGCATTGCAGCACTGCTCCACTGAGCAGCACAGTGGAAACCCAGGCTCTGATAATGCACAGAACAGATGTCTGTGAGGGTAATAGCCACAGGAGGCCCCCGGTGCAGTTTAGACTGGGTCACACAGGGTTTAAGgctcagagagagggaaagtAGGGCTTAATATAGCACCAGCTCCTCAGAAGCCCTCTACTGTACAGCTGAGGATaagatatagatactgtagaggtattcATAAACACTACACCAGAAATAGATAAGCTTTTTAAAGATGAAATAGCACACAAGcacgcactcactcacacacgcacactgaccTGAGCAGCTTGTTGCTCTCCTGGTCTGCGTATGACTGCATGTCCACGTTGGAGTCATTATGTTGGATGAACTTGAGGAGCTCTGAGGAGTCCAGCGTGGAGTCACCATTGTCGTAGTTCtatgtacacgcacacacacacacacgcacacgcacacgcacacaccaacacagagttAGTAGGAGTAGAGAAGAGTTTCTCTATCAATCACTTTCTAACAATATCTCCCTTTAACTGATAGAACACCTGCTTCTAGTCTGCTAatccagagagaggggggacaaatGGAAATGGAACTCTATAACAGCCATAGAGTTCTATTCTataaagagagagattgacagacaGATATGGTGAATAGGGAGCGAAAGTGAGACagtctccagagagagaggggggagggatgcGATGGCCCTGCCAGATGAGAGGATTGAGGGGTTTGGATGCAGGGACCTGTTGCCTTGGAAATAGATATGGTCTTTAATCCCTTCCCCCATGTGGGTCCCCCAGTGTGAACCTCTATATTGGGGTGGAGGGATACTTAAAGTCTCCATTATATCTTTAGTGCGTAGATGTGGTGGTATGTGGGACTATACTAAAGCCTCCATTATATCACTGTGCTCTGTCTCTGTGGAGAGTTAATGAAACTCTCAGACACAAGGCACATAGAGGAGACGGGAAGAGACACGAGGACAATGGTCTTTTCATTTCAAATGAATCTCTCTTATGTTTTCATGTGTGTGGAAGAAACTGTAACCAGTGGGGATAAAATCACAGAGTTATATAGAGATTGCAACGTTGAatctgtcccattatggcgtCTGTGAGAGCACGGacagcgccattgaggccattTCCATTTTCTTATTCTACTACTTCTGGTTGGTAAACAAACTGTAAGGGTGCATACTGACACCTGGAGTGTGTTGTTtcaacaggtataaagccaaggttggtgatttactgccacgTGGAGTTATGGAATGTTTACTCATGAGTATAATTAATTGGCTAATTCCTcttatgtgatccttccttaacccataggaagtcccatcAAGTTGACTACTTAAAAAAAAGTCCTCAATGGCgttgcccatgctaaaacagacTTCTGAGCCCTAAAGTCCTTGATACAACTctcagtccctgtcgctgaaaaacctccccacggcatgatactgccaccaccatgcttcaccgtagggatggtgccaggtttcctccagatgtgacgcttggcattcaggccaaagggttcaaccttggtttcatcagaccagagaatctcgtttctcatggtctgagagtcctttaggtgcctttcggcaaactccaagcgggctgtcatgtgccttttattgaggagcggcttccgtctggttactctaccataaaggcctgattggtggagtgctgtagagatggttgtccttctggaaggttctcccatctccacagaggaactctggagctctgtcagagtgaccatcgagttcttggtcacctccctgactaagacccttctcccccgattgcttagtttggccgggcggccagtgcTAGAAAGAGTCtcagttgttccaaacttcttccatttaagaatgatggaggcaactgtgttcttggggacattcaatgcagcagaaatgttttagtacccttccccagatctgtgcctcaacacaatcctgtctcagtgttctacggacaattccttcgacctcatggcttggtttttgctctgacatgcactgtcaaactgtggaaccttatatagacaggcgtgcctttccaaatcatgttcaatcaattgaatttaccacagctggactccaatcaagttgtagaaacatctcaaggatgatcaatggaaacaggactcacctgagctcaaattcgagtctcatagcaaagggtctgaatacctatgtaaattaggtatttatgttttttttacatttctaaaaaacagttttcgctttgtcattatggggtattgtgtgtagattgatgaggaaattgtttttatttaatccatttcagaataaggctgtaacgtaacaaaatgtggaaaaagtcaaggggtctgaatactttccgaatgcactgtatgtgaggGGTAAAAACtgcttaatttttttttttacatgtggtCCATAGTTTTGGACTTCATAGAACCAATATCACAActggaacacacatacacacagcgacacacactgacacacacaccttgaAGTATTTGAGCAGGATGTCGGTAAAGTTGGAGCCCTTGACAAACCAGCCGTCTGGGACCACCTCAGTCTGCAGCCACTGGATCACACGATGCCTCAACTCATTACGGTCTGCTACGTAACACACCActggagagaggaatgagagagagagacagtgggtgtgAGTGAGCgagacggacggagagggagagcgagagagagaatgtgacacAGTCAAAACCCACAATCTAGCAGGTACTCTAGCCTTTCTGACACTCTCTAGGATGATCAAGAGAATCCACATAATCCCTGTTCTGCCCAGAGCACACCAGTACCTCCCCGCTCAGTATGAGGtcaaatgtactgtcctaacccctaacactcCCTTTCAGTTAAGTCTAGTGATAGGGAGTGGATAAGGTTAGAACACTATTACAGAAGTGTGCTTGTTACTAGAGCACTGAGAGATTAGTAGAGCACTGATAGGGCACTGCGAGAGGTGTACTCTGTCTGATAAAGCCCcattaggactagaggagataaGAGCAGAGAGATACAGAGCTCTGATTGGCACAAAGCCCACagattcactgtgtcacaatcaCTCACCTGGGCTGGCAGCGGCTTGCTCtgctttcttctctgcagatgacaaagagagagagagagcaactttAATTCATTGTGCTTTACAGTATCTAGCGTTTCTCCCTATCTAGTGTTTTTCACCATGTCATTGTCACATTGCCACAATAACCATTAATGCCCAAGGACACCGTGACATGATGGCCTCTTTGTGACACTCGTACAACAACAGAGGAGTAACCGATTTATCATCAACCTGATCAATGTCcaggccaacagacagacacgaAGAGGTCATTGGGTGTACAGGTTCAAAGTTCAACACTAGGAGATAATCAGTCAGgtaaattaaagatgagtatGGGACCATATGTGTCACCTGTCAGTTCGCACATAGACTGACTGTCATGCCAACCAGAGTATATAGGCATCAGATAGAAATAGAGGTCAGTCGTGTGCTATACACCAGACCTGGGATAACTATAGTTTTAAATATGCTTTTTGGAAAGTAACAAATAGTTACGTTGGAGGTGACTacaactatttgaatacagatctgaAAAGCAACTACTTTAAAAAAAAGACATatatttgaatacagatctcaGAAAGCGACTAAGTTTgaaaactatttgaatacagatctgaGAAAGCAACTacattaaaaatatatttgaatacagatctcaGGAAGTGACTACTTTTCAGAAACTATTGGATTTGCTGCCTTTCAACTAATGGCAGGCCTGTATCTGGAACGtcatgttgcagatagaaatgtgatGAAAAAAGCACACATTATGTCCTATACTATTCCAATCTATCTGACATTTGATCTACACAATACACTTCTATCTGAACATTCTGTAAATTTCCATTCTCCTGAACAGGTCCCAGGTGTAGATAATCAAGTCAAACCAATCAACCAATGATATTGTGTACAGATAAGTATAAATACGTTGTGACAATATACTgcacagcaaattctccagtgtaATTTAAAAACAATTATTAACACTGACAGTGTTGAGTCTGTGGACCCATATAAACACTGGAATAGTGTTACattaacacactgcttagtgtaaagccttattCCAATATTTTAGAGAGTGCCTTTCGAgtaaattgtagagttaccacccatgactgtatttgttaaggACAGaggaattgtatttattttttatttcacctttatttaaccaggtagactagttgagaacaagttctcatttgcaactgtgacctggccaagataaagcatagcaattcgacacatacaacaacacagagttacacatggaacaaacaaaacatacagtcaataatacagtagaacaaaagaaaacaaaaagtctatatacagtgagtgcaaatgaggtaagttaaggcaataaataggccatggtggcgaagtaattacaatatagcaattaaacactggaatggtagatgtgcagaagatgaatgtgcaagtagagatactggggtgcaaaggagcaagataaataaataaatacagtatggggatgaggtaggtagatagatgggctgtttacagatgcagtgatctgtgagctgctctgacagctggtgcttaaagctagtgagggagatatgagtctccagcttcagtgatttttgcagttcgttccagtcattggcagcagagaactggaaggaaagacgaccaaaggagaaattggctttgggggtgaccagtgagatatagctgctggagcgcgtgctacgagtgggtgctgctatggttaccagtgagctgagataaggtggggcgttaactagcagagacttgtaggtAACCTGTAGATCATACATTTTTGGTCCTATGGacttcaccaagtgagatcctaagCAAATATTTaatcataatttttttaaattattaacaAAATACCCTACATGCAGTATTTCAATGCCCATGAAATATTTGGCAGCCatcaaataaatatattttttggtttcAAATAACTTGCATATATTCAAATAGcttcaaatattatttgtttttctgagAGGTATTCAAAATATATTCAAATATTATTAGTTTTTCTGAGACCTGTATTTGAATATTTGAGGTTAAAGGAAATACACCGACCAAAAATATCAACGCAGTATGCAAGAATTTCAAAGTTTTcctgagttactgttcatataaggaaatcagtcaattaaaataaattaattatgccctaatctatggatttcacatgattgggaatacagatatgaatctgttAGTCGCAGACACCTTTAAAAAAGttaggggagtggatcagaaaaccagtcagtatctggtgtgaccaccatttgcctcatgcagcctgacatatctcctttgcatagagttgatcaggctgttgattgtggcctgtggaatgttgaccCACTccccttcaatggctgtgcgaagtttctggatattggcaggaactggaagacgccgttgtacacgtcaatccagagcatcccaaacatgctcaatgggtgacatgtctggtgagtatgcaggccatggaagaactgggacattttcagccttcaggaactgtgtacagatccttgcgacatggagccgtgcattatcatgctgaaacatgaggtgatgtcgGCGGTTGAATGGCACAACAATCGGCCTCAGTATCTCGtcaaggtatctctgtgcattcaaattgcaatcgataaaatgcagttgtgttcgttgtctgtagcttatgccgtcccatatcataaccccactgtcatcatggggcactttgttcacaacgttgacataagCAAGGTGATCATTTGCCCGCTGAAGTGggttacgatgccaaactgcagtctGGTCTAGACCctagtgaggacgacgagcacgcagatgacctTCCCTGGGACAGTTTCtagcagtttgtgcagaaattcttcggttgtcagctgtctgggtggatgGTCTCAGAcgaggtgaagaagccggatgtggaggtcctgggctggtgtgattacacgtggtttgcggttgtgaggctggttggacgtactgccaaattctctaaaacgacgttgaggcggcttatggtagagaaatgaacattcaattatctggcaacagctctggtggacattgctgcagtcaatatgccaattgcacgctccctaaaaactttagacatctgtggccttgtgttgtatgacaaaacttcacattttagagtggccttattgtcctcagcacaaggtaatgtgtaatgatcatgctgtttaatcaacttcttcaTATGCTACACctctcaggtggatggattatcttggcaaaggtgaaatgctcactaacagggatgtaaacagattcattcacaacatttgagaaacaagctttttgtgagtatgaaaaattcctgggatcttttatttcagctcatgaaacatgggaccaacactttacatgttgcttttatatttttgttcagtgtagttgccAATAGTTTCCTTTACTGTATTCTCTATATTCAACTACCTTGAGTATTTGAAAAGTTGGTATTTTCAAATAAATtacaaaatacaactattttctgcccaggactgctatacacacacaaagtaaacaagaaagtgtgtgtgtgtgtgtgtgtgtgtgtgtgtgtgtgtgtgtgtgtgtgtgtgtgtgtgtgtgtgtgtgtgtgtgtgtgtgtgtgttccacaccCTGGCAGTGTCCATCATGAGCCACCTGGATCTTGAGGCCGGTGAGACAGGCATCTCGGTGGAGCTCACAGTGGTTGCGGTACGTCTTACTGTTACTGCCACACACTGAACGCTTGTGGGGCTTACAGCtctggaaagggagagggagagatgttatAACTACATAAATATATGATCTTGACTCTCTTAAAGCAGCAATCAGcaatagaaacaataacaaagtactTTCCCCGCCCATGTTTCCGTAAAAAGCTGAGTGTTGGGGCAGGAGAAGTACCACTctaaaattcatagac
This genomic window contains:
- the LOC106582116 gene encoding follistatin-related protein 1 yields the protein MMLQSVPFLLLLAIALCQTEEVQSKSKVCANVFCGAGRECVVTEKGEPSCLCIESCKPHKRSVCGSNSKTYRNHCELHRDACLTGLKIQVAHDGHCQEKKAEQAAASPVVCYVADRNELRHRVIQWLQTEVVPDGWFVKGSNFTDILLKYFKNYDNGDSTLDSSELLKFIQHNDSNVDMQSYADQESNKLLRSLCVDALIELSDENADWKLSFDEFLNCLKPSFNPPEKKCALEDETYEDGAETQVECNRCVCACGNWVCTAMTCTDKTAVVKETAEAGQEMTEEEWSLRVTELNKHQETVEKMKASTKEA